A single window of Arvicanthis niloticus isolate mArvNil1 chromosome 20, mArvNil1.pat.X, whole genome shotgun sequence DNA harbors:
- the LOC117724722 gene encoding electron transfer flavoprotein regulatory factor 1-like — protein MANSLRGEVLALYKNPLYLGRNYPKGAEYFKRHLKNIFLKINDVKDPEKIKELIAQGECVMKKLEALYFLRKYRAMKQHFYTDTKN, from the exons ATGGCCAATTCTTTAAGAGGAGAAGTACTGGCtctttataaaaat ccactttATCTTGGACGGAACTATCCAAAAGGAGCAGAGTATTTTAAAAGGCATTTGAAGAACATTTTCCTTAAAATCAATGATGTGAAGGACCCAGAAAAGATCAAAGAACTTATTGCACAAGGAGAATGTGTGATGAAGAAGCTAGAGGCCTTATACTTCCTTAGGAAATACAGAGCTATGAAGCAACATTTCTATACAGATACCAAAAACTGA